The window GGGTCGTTTGTGGCGATCAAGGAACTGGGCAATAACGGTGGCGGCTATTTCGGCGTCAACTCGGCACACCCGTTTGAGAATCCGAACGGCTTCACCAATTTCCTGCAAATGTTGCTGATGCTGCTCCTGCCGACCGCGCTGCCGTTCGCCTACGGGCAAATGGTCGGGAATCGGAAGCAGGGGCGGGTGCTGTTCGTCTCGATGCTGATGATGTTCGTGCTGCTGCTCGGCGTTGCGCTGACCTCCGAAGCTGCGGGCAATCCGGCGCTGAGCGCTCTGGGCATCGATCAATCGCATGGCAGCATGGAAGGCAAGGAAGTTCGATTTGGCACCGGACTCTCGGCGCTGTATGCAGTGGTCACCACCGCGTCCGAAACGGGCGCGGTCAACACGATGCATGACACGCTGACGCCGGGCGGCGGGATGAGCGCGCTGCTCAACATGCTGTTCAACACGGTGTTTGGCGGTGTTGGCGCCGGGTTCATGAACGTTCTGCTGTATGCGATGATCGCTGTTTTCCTCTCCGGGCTGATGGTGGGAAGAACGCCCGAATTCCTCGGCAAGAAGCTGGAAGGCAAGGAGATGAAACTGATTGCGATCACCTTGCTGATCCAGCCGTTCCTGATCCTCGCGCCGACCGCCTTGGCGCTGGCTACCTCGCTGGGAACGGATGCGATCTCCCAACCGGGCTATCACGGTCTGACACAAGTCCTGTATGAGTACACGTCATCGGCGGCTAACAACGGGTCGGGATATGAAGGGCTGGGCGACGCCACTGTTTTCTGGAACCTCTCTACAGGCATCGTCATGTACCTGGGGCGCTATGTCTCGTGCATCGCGTTGCTGGCGGTCGCCGCTTCCCTCGCGGCCAAGCGGACCGTACCGGAGACGGGCGGCACGTTTCGCACCGACAACATGCTGTTTGCGGGCGTGTGGCTCGGCACGATCCTGATCGTCGGCGCGCTGACCTATTTACCGGCACTGGTCTTAGGGCCGATTGCTGAATCTCTGACGCTATAGGGGGACACGTCCATGAATCGCATATCGATAGAGAGCACATCCAAAGAACACACTTCCAAAGATCGAAAATCAAAAGACCGCACCTCCATGATCAGCGGCGACATCGTCAAGCAGGCGAGCCGCTCCGCTTTGCTGAAATTCGATCCGCGCGTGATGGTGCGCAACCCGATCATGTTTTTAGTCGAAATCGGGATGTTGATCGCCCTAGCTGCGGCCTTCTTTCCGCAGGCGTTCGGGTCGGCTACTGTTGGCAGTTGGTTCAATGCGGCCGTCGCTGTGATCTTGTTCGTGACGATCTGGTTTGCCAATTTTGCGGAAGCGCTGGCCGAAGGGAGAGGCAAAGCGCAGGCAGATTCGCTGAAGCAGACGAAACAAGACATCCCGGCCCGCAAGCTGAAAAGCGACGGCAGCCTGCAGAGCGTATCGTCTGCCACGCTGCGCAAAGGGGACATCGTCGTCGTGGCGGCAGGCGAGATGATCCCCGGTGACGGGGAGGTGGTCGCCGGGCTGGCCTCGGTGGACGAATCGGCGATCACCGGGGAATCGGCAGCGGTGATCAAAGAAGCGGGCGGCGACTTCAGCTCGGTCACCGGCGGCACACGTGTCGTCAGCGATGAGATCCGCATTCGCATCACCAGCGACCCGGGCGAATCGTTTCTCGACCGCATGATCGCGCTGGTGGAAGGGGCAGAGCGGCAGAAGACGCCCAATGAGATCGCATTGAACACGCTGCTCATCTCGCTGACGGTCATCTTTCTGCTTGTCGTGCTCACCTTGCCGTTTTTCACCCGCTATCTCGGTTTTCAACTGGACATCTCCGTGCTGATCGCGTTGCTGGTCTGCCTGATCCCGACCACGATCGGCGGTCTGCTCTCGGCGATCGGCATCGCGGGCATGGACCGCGTGACGCAGTTCAATGTGCTGGCGATGTCGGGCAAAGCGGTGGAAGCTGCCGGCGACATCAACACGATTATCCTCGACAAGACGGGGACGATCACGTTCGGCAATCGCATGGCGAGCGAATTTGTCCCGGTCGGAAACGCGACTGTGGAGACGGTCGCGCAGTGGGCAGCCGTTTCTTCCGTCAAGGACGAGACACCGGAAGGGCGCTCTGTCCTCGACTTGATGGGCAAATGGGGCTGGTCTTATGATCGCTCGCTCGGCGAAGGGGGCGAATGGATCGAATTTCGAGCGGAGACCCGCATGAGCGGCGTCGATCTGCCGGACGGTCGTCAAGTGCGTAAAGGAGCGGTCGACTCCGTGAAAAAATGGGTGTTGTCACAAGGCGGAGCACTGCCGG of the Tumebacillus sp. BK434 genome contains:
- the kdpB gene encoding potassium-transporting ATPase subunit KdpB — encoded protein: MISGDIVKQASRSALLKFDPRVMVRNPIMFLVEIGMLIALAAAFFPQAFGSATVGSWFNAAVAVILFVTIWFANFAEALAEGRGKAQADSLKQTKQDIPARKLKSDGSLQSVSSATLRKGDIVVVAAGEMIPGDGEVVAGLASVDESAITGESAAVIKEAGGDFSSVTGGTRVVSDEIRIRITSDPGESFLDRMIALVEGAERQKTPNEIALNTLLISLTVIFLLVVLTLPFFTRYLGFQLDISVLIALLVCLIPTTIGGLLSAIGIAGMDRVTQFNVLAMSGKAVEAAGDINTIILDKTGTITFGNRMASEFVPVGNATVETVAQWAAVSSVKDETPEGRSVLDLMGKWGWSYDRSLGEGGEWIEFRAETRMSGVDLPDGRQVRKGAVDSVKKWVLSQGGALPEDLDRSSDRIASEGGTPLAVAVDGAIYGLLYLKDTVKPGMRERFQHLREMGIKSIMCTGDNPLTAATIAREAGVDDFIAESKPEEKMAVIRREQAEGKLVAMTGDGTNDAPALAQADVGLAMNSGTAAAKEAANMIDLDSDPTKIIEVVAIGKQLLMTRGALTTFSIANDIAKYFAIIPAMFMLAIPQMKALNVMALGSPVSAILSALIFNAVIIPLLIPLAMKGVAYRPLSSAALLRRNLLVYGLGGVIVPFAGIKIIDSLLSLFV
- the kdpA gene encoding potassium-transporting ATPase subunit KdpA encodes the protein MSGLTLISIAVTVLLAVLFAKPAGLYLAAALDDRSQRLNRFYGPLEKVLFRLGGVQQQAQSWQKYACSMVLVNAVMLLLVYLVFRFQGVLPLNPAGIPSMEPTLAMHTAISFMTNTNLQHYSGETGLSAFSQLIGITFLMFTAPATALAAAFAFIRGLSGRPFGNFYVDLVRSITRVLLPLSLAAALLFVASGVPQMLEASVAAKTLEGAGQTLAVGPVGSFVAIKELGNNGGGYFGVNSAHPFENPNGFTNFLQMLLMLLLPTALPFAYGQMVGNRKQGRVLFVSMLMMFVLLLGVALTSEAAGNPALSALGIDQSHGSMEGKEVRFGTGLSALYAVVTTASETGAVNTMHDTLTPGGGMSALLNMLFNTVFGGVGAGFMNVLLYAMIAVFLSGLMVGRTPEFLGKKLEGKEMKLIAITLLIQPFLILAPTALALATSLGTDAISQPGYHGLTQVLYEYTSSAANNGSGYEGLGDATVFWNLSTGIVMYLGRYVSCIALLAVAASLAAKRTVPETGGTFRTDNMLFAGVWLGTILIVGALTYLPALVLGPIAESLTL